Proteins encoded together in one Microcaecilia unicolor chromosome 3, aMicUni1.1, whole genome shotgun sequence window:
- the ADAT2 gene encoding tRNA-specific adenosine deaminase 2 isoform X2 produces the protein MGSGVGCKAIGVEWQRWMEEAFCMAKEALESGEVPVGCLMVYNNTVLGHGRNEVNETKNATRHAEMVAIDQVLTWCRDHGKSPMEVFEQTVLYVTVEPCIMCAGALRLLKIPLVVYGCRNERFGGCGSVLNVGADDLPNTGTSFECIAGYRAEEAVEMLKTFYKQENPNAPKSKARKKDQNES, from the exons ATGGGAAGCGGTGTAGGCTGTAAAGCAATAGGTGTGGAGTGGCAGCGTTGGATGGAAGAAGCTTTCTGTATG gcTAAGGAAGCTCTAGAGAGTGGTGAAGTTCCTGTTGGTTGCCTCATGGTTTATAATAATACAGTCCTGGGGCATGGAAGAAACGAGGTCAATGAAACAAAAAAT GCCACTCGGCATGCAGAGATGGTGGCGATTGATCAAGTCCTGACCTGGTGTCGTGACCACGGCAAAAGTCCTATGGAAGTGTTCGAGCAGACAGTCTTGTATGTGacggtggaaccttgcattatgtgtGCTGGTGCATTGCGCCTGCTCA AAATTCCTTTGGTTGTATATGGGTGCCGGAATGAACGATTTGGAGGTTGTGGTTCAGTTTTAAATGTTGGTGCCGATGACTTACCAAACACTGGAACGTCATTTGAG TGCATTGCTGGATATCGAGCTGAAGAAGCTGTGGAGATGTTAAAAACTTTCTACAAGCAGGAAAACCCAAATG CACCAAAGTCAAAAGCACGGAAAAAGGATCAAAATGAAAGTTAG
- the ADAT2 gene encoding tRNA-specific adenosine deaminase 2 isoform X1, producing MGSGVGCKAIGVEWQRWMEEAFCMAKEALESGEVPVGCLMVYNNTVLGHGRNEVNETKNATRHAEMVAIDQVLTWCRDHGKSPMEVFEQTVLYVTVEPCIMCAGALRLLSSRRRWLHENVLKIQVCGSSKITNLPPGENVLQLCGEDGTGEILSQTICQKNTPGLCYLQVAPIALKKIIIPNPFSSMTPPYPSRLPSNAAVLLGCLQPAL from the exons ATGGGAAGCGGTGTAGGCTGTAAAGCAATAGGTGTGGAGTGGCAGCGTTGGATGGAAGAAGCTTTCTGTATG gcTAAGGAAGCTCTAGAGAGTGGTGAAGTTCCTGTTGGTTGCCTCATGGTTTATAATAATACAGTCCTGGGGCATGGAAGAAACGAGGTCAATGAAACAAAAAAT GCCACTCGGCATGCAGAGATGGTGGCGATTGATCAAGTCCTGACCTGGTGTCGTGACCACGGCAAAAGTCCTATGGAAGTGTTCGAGCAGACAGTCTTGTATGTGacggtggaaccttgcattatgtgtGCTGGTGCATTGCGCCTGCTCA GTAGCAGAAGGCGATGGCTACACGAAAACGTCTTGAAAATACAAGTATGTGGCAGCTCAAAGATCACCAACCTTCCTCCTGGGGAGAATGTGCTTCAACTGTGTGGGGAAGATGGCACCGGAGAAATTTTGAGCCAAACAATTTGTCAAAAAAATACCCCTGGGCTGTGTTATCTACAGGTAGCACCCattgcactaaaaaaaataatcattCCCAACCCTTTTAGCAGTATGACCCCTCCCTATCCCAGCCGTTTACCTTCAAATGCAGCGGTACTtttaggctgcctgcagcctgctctGTAG